One window of the Danaus plexippus chromosome 25, MEX_DaPlex, whole genome shotgun sequence genome contains the following:
- the LOC116775204 gene encoding peptidyl-prolyl cis-trans isomerase FKBP1A-like translates to MGVDVETISPGNGTTYPKAGQTVVVHYTGTLQNGKKFDSSRDRGQPFKFTLGKGDVIKGWDQGLAKMSVGERARLTCSPDFAYGSRGHPGVIPPNATLYFDVELLRVE, encoded by the exons ATGGGCGTTGATGTGGAAACTATTTCACCGGGCAACG gCACCACATATCCTAAAGCTGGCCAAACAGTAGTCGTGCATTACACCGGAACCCTGCAGAATGGTAAAAAATTCGATTCTTCAAGAGACCGCGGCCAACCTTTCAAGTTTACATTGGGTAAAGGTGACGTTATTAAGGGTTGGGATCAAGGCCTGGCGAAg atgTCTGTAGGAGAAAGAGCAAGACTGACATGTTCACCAGACTTTGCATATGGCTCCAGAGGGCACCCGGGAGTAATCCCGCCGAATGCCACCCTGTATTTTGATGTTGAGTTATTACGGGTTGAATAA
- the LOC116775203 gene encoding MRG/MORF4L-binding protein isoform X2: MVSSEEEADVKTADTLEWDVDMEIQLFYAMANHKPVGINKHFQMACIWEKMSSSITKEITTHDIWKHLDTLYDMAMLDDTESIPFPNHEMAFCLPENEFGSLIKQKCKETILADDSEGITHRALFKNDGRSPSPKTSTPRSNSRGTASKDNTPKAGRKDSISALATKTRKESGSSHASTDTPSIKSEKEYDRRRDSRDSNASGPKETTSSRKSTSQREKPAKSKLNSVADEEGGSRRGRRRANTSTPPATTPAKRRRM, encoded by the exons ATGGTCTCCAGTGAAGAAGAAGCAGACGTCAAAACTGCTGATACTTTGGAGTGGGATGTTGATATGGAAATTCAATTGTTTTACGCTATGGCTAACCACAAGCCGGTCGGTATAAACAAACACTTTCAAATGGCTTGCATCTGGGAAAAGATGTCTAGTTCTATTACTAAAGAAATTACTACGCATGATATTTGGAAACATTTAGACACGTTGTATGACATGGCGATGTTGGATGACACGGAATCTATACCGTTTCCAAATCACGAGATGGCATTCTGTTTACCGGAGAATGAGTTCGGgagtttaattaaacaaaaatgtaaagaaaccATATTAGCTGATGATAGCGAAGGTATAACACATAGAGCTTTGTTTAAAAACG atGGCAGAAGTCCATCACCAAAAACATCCACACCAAGAAGCAATTCAAGAGGGACTGCATCAAAAGACAACACACCTAAAG CTGGAAGGAAAGATAGTATAAGTGCTCTTGCTACTAAGACAAGAAAGGAGAGTGGTAGTTCACACGCCTCTACTGACACTCCAAGTATTAAATCGGAAAAGGAATATg aCCGTAGACGGGATTCAAGAGATTCAAATGCCTCAGGACCGAAAGAGACGACAAGCAGTCGGAAATCAACATCACAAAGAGAGAAGCCAGCTAAGTCTAAACTTAACTCTGTAGCAG ACGAGGAGGGCGGCTCGCGTCGCGGGCGACGGCGTGCAAATACTTCAACCCCGCCTGCTACCACGCCAGCGAAACGGCGTCGCATGTGA
- the LOC116775203 gene encoding MRG/MORF4L-binding protein isoform X5, with product MVSSEEEADVKTADTLEWDVDMEIQLFYAMANHKPVGINKHFQMACIWEKMSSSITKEITTHDIWKHLDTLYDMAMLDDTESIPFPNHEMAFCLPENEFGSLIKQKCKETILADDSEGITHRALFKNDGRSPSPKTSTPRSNSRGTASKDNTPKAGRKDSISALATKTRKESGSSHASTDTPSIKSEKEYGPKETTSSRKSTSQREKPAKSKLNSVADEEGGSRRGRRRANTSTPPATTPAKRRRM from the exons ATGGTCTCCAGTGAAGAAGAAGCAGACGTCAAAACTGCTGATACTTTGGAGTGGGATGTTGATATGGAAATTCAATTGTTTTACGCTATGGCTAACCACAAGCCGGTCGGTATAAACAAACACTTTCAAATGGCTTGCATCTGGGAAAAGATGTCTAGTTCTATTACTAAAGAAATTACTACGCATGATATTTGGAAACATTTAGACACGTTGTATGACATGGCGATGTTGGATGACACGGAATCTATACCGTTTCCAAATCACGAGATGGCATTCTGTTTACCGGAGAATGAGTTCGGgagtttaattaaacaaaaatgtaaagaaaccATATTAGCTGATGATAGCGAAGGTATAACACATAGAGCTTTGTTTAAAAACG atGGCAGAAGTCCATCACCAAAAACATCCACACCAAGAAGCAATTCAAGAGGGACTGCATCAAAAGACAACACACCTAAAG CTGGAAGGAAAGATAGTATAAGTGCTCTTGCTACTAAGACAAGAAAGGAGAGTGGTAGTTCACACGCCTCTACTGACACTCCAAGTATTAAATCGGAAAAGGAATATg GACCGAAAGAGACGACAAGCAGTCGGAAATCAACATCACAAAGAGAGAAGCCAGCTAAGTCTAAACTTAACTCTGTAGCAG ACGAGGAGGGCGGCTCGCGTCGCGGGCGACGGCGTGCAAATACTTCAACCCCGCCTGCTACCACGCCAGCGAAACGGCGTCGCATGTGA
- the LOC116775203 gene encoding MRG/MORF4L-binding protein isoform X3 yields the protein MVSSEEEADVKTADTLEWDVDMEIQLFYAMANHKPVGINKHFQMACIWEKMSSSITKEITTHDIWKHLDTLYDMAMLDDTESIPFPNHEMAFCLPENEFGSLIKQKCKETILADDSEDGRSPSPKTSTPRSNSRGTASKDNTPKAGRKDSISALATKTRKESGSSHASTDTPSIKSEKEYDRRRDSRDSNASGPKETTSSRKSTSQREKPAKSKLNSVAAWDSPVIDEEGGSRRGRRRANTSTPPATTPAKRRRM from the exons ATGGTCTCCAGTGAAGAAGAAGCAGACGTCAAAACTGCTGATACTTTGGAGTGGGATGTTGATATGGAAATTCAATTGTTTTACGCTATGGCTAACCACAAGCCGGTCGGTATAAACAAACACTTTCAAATGGCTTGCATCTGGGAAAAGATGTCTAGTTCTATTACTAAAGAAATTACTACGCATGATATTTGGAAACATTTAGACACGTTGTATGACATGGCGATGTTGGATGACACGGAATCTATACCGTTTCCAAATCACGAGATGGCATTCTGTTTACCGGAGAATGAGTTCGGgagtttaattaaacaaaaatgtaaagaaaccATATTAGCTGATGATAGCGAAG atGGCAGAAGTCCATCACCAAAAACATCCACACCAAGAAGCAATTCAAGAGGGACTGCATCAAAAGACAACACACCTAAAG CTGGAAGGAAAGATAGTATAAGTGCTCTTGCTACTAAGACAAGAAAGGAGAGTGGTAGTTCACACGCCTCTACTGACACTCCAAGTATTAAATCGGAAAAGGAATATg aCCGTAGACGGGATTCAAGAGATTCAAATGCCTCAGGACCGAAAGAGACGACAAGCAGTCGGAAATCAACATCACAAAGAGAGAAGCCAGCTAAGTCTAAACTTAACTCTGTAGCAG CCTGGGATTCCCCTGTCATAGACGAGGAGGGCGGCTCGCGTCGCGGGCGACGGCGTGCAAATACTTCAACCCCGCCTGCTACCACGCCAGCGAAACGGCGTCGCATGTGA
- the LOC116775203 gene encoding MRG/MORF4L-binding protein isoform X4: MVSSEEEADVKTADTLEWDVDMEIQLFYAMANHKPVGINKHFQMACIWEKMSSSITKEITTHDIWKHLDTLYDMAMLDDTESIPFPNHEMAFCLPENEFGSLIKQKCKETILADDSEGITHRALFKNDGRSPSPKTSTPRSNSRGTASKDNTPKAGRKDSISALATKTRKESGSSHASTDTPSIKSEKEYGPKETTSSRKSTSQREKPAKSKLNSVAAWDSPVIDEEGGSRRGRRRANTSTPPATTPAKRRRM, translated from the exons ATGGTCTCCAGTGAAGAAGAAGCAGACGTCAAAACTGCTGATACTTTGGAGTGGGATGTTGATATGGAAATTCAATTGTTTTACGCTATGGCTAACCACAAGCCGGTCGGTATAAACAAACACTTTCAAATGGCTTGCATCTGGGAAAAGATGTCTAGTTCTATTACTAAAGAAATTACTACGCATGATATTTGGAAACATTTAGACACGTTGTATGACATGGCGATGTTGGATGACACGGAATCTATACCGTTTCCAAATCACGAGATGGCATTCTGTTTACCGGAGAATGAGTTCGGgagtttaattaaacaaaaatgtaaagaaaccATATTAGCTGATGATAGCGAAGGTATAACACATAGAGCTTTGTTTAAAAACG atGGCAGAAGTCCATCACCAAAAACATCCACACCAAGAAGCAATTCAAGAGGGACTGCATCAAAAGACAACACACCTAAAG CTGGAAGGAAAGATAGTATAAGTGCTCTTGCTACTAAGACAAGAAAGGAGAGTGGTAGTTCACACGCCTCTACTGACACTCCAAGTATTAAATCGGAAAAGGAATATg GACCGAAAGAGACGACAAGCAGTCGGAAATCAACATCACAAAGAGAGAAGCCAGCTAAGTCTAAACTTAACTCTGTAGCAG CCTGGGATTCCCCTGTCATAGACGAGGAGGGCGGCTCGCGTCGCGGGCGACGGCGTGCAAATACTTCAACCCCGCCTGCTACCACGCCAGCGAAACGGCGTCGCATGTGA
- the LOC116775203 gene encoding MRG/MORF4L-binding protein isoform X1: MVSSEEEADVKTADTLEWDVDMEIQLFYAMANHKPVGINKHFQMACIWEKMSSSITKEITTHDIWKHLDTLYDMAMLDDTESIPFPNHEMAFCLPENEFGSLIKQKCKETILADDSEGITHRALFKNDGRSPSPKTSTPRSNSRGTASKDNTPKAGRKDSISALATKTRKESGSSHASTDTPSIKSEKEYDRRRDSRDSNASGPKETTSSRKSTSQREKPAKSKLNSVAAWDSPVIDEEGGSRRGRRRANTSTPPATTPAKRRRM, from the exons ATGGTCTCCAGTGAAGAAGAAGCAGACGTCAAAACTGCTGATACTTTGGAGTGGGATGTTGATATGGAAATTCAATTGTTTTACGCTATGGCTAACCACAAGCCGGTCGGTATAAACAAACACTTTCAAATGGCTTGCATCTGGGAAAAGATGTCTAGTTCTATTACTAAAGAAATTACTACGCATGATATTTGGAAACATTTAGACACGTTGTATGACATGGCGATGTTGGATGACACGGAATCTATACCGTTTCCAAATCACGAGATGGCATTCTGTTTACCGGAGAATGAGTTCGGgagtttaattaaacaaaaatgtaaagaaaccATATTAGCTGATGATAGCGAAGGTATAACACATAGAGCTTTGTTTAAAAACG atGGCAGAAGTCCATCACCAAAAACATCCACACCAAGAAGCAATTCAAGAGGGACTGCATCAAAAGACAACACACCTAAAG CTGGAAGGAAAGATAGTATAAGTGCTCTTGCTACTAAGACAAGAAAGGAGAGTGGTAGTTCACACGCCTCTACTGACACTCCAAGTATTAAATCGGAAAAGGAATATg aCCGTAGACGGGATTCAAGAGATTCAAATGCCTCAGGACCGAAAGAGACGACAAGCAGTCGGAAATCAACATCACAAAGAGAGAAGCCAGCTAAGTCTAAACTTAACTCTGTAGCAG CCTGGGATTCCCCTGTCATAGACGAGGAGGGCGGCTCGCGTCGCGGGCGACGGCGTGCAAATACTTCAACCCCGCCTGCTACCACGCCAGCGAAACGGCGTCGCATGTGA